In Betaproteobacteria bacterium, the following proteins share a genomic window:
- a CDS encoding ATP-binding protein: MLTQPLVEQLQQLRLRGMAAALEQQLCTPDRSQLTFEERLGLMIQHEITERGSARLAQRLRWARLPQGAVIEDMDTSALRGLDPGAMVRVRDLAWIAEHLNVLITGPTGVGKSFLGCALAHSACRADFSVRFFRLPRLVDELARYHALQNRSAFLKLLAKVDLLVLDDFGLTPLAEQTKRDLLEIFDDRYDRRSTIVTSQLPVEQWHTHLADPTLADAILDRLVHNSYRLALKGDSMRKQKTTNPKPPTRTKAH; the protein is encoded by the coding sequence ATGCTGACCCAACCGCTCGTCGAGCAACTCCAGCAACTGCGCCTGCGCGGCATGGCCGCCGCCCTTGAGCAGCAACTGTGCACCCCGGATCGTTCGCAACTTACCTTCGAGGAGCGCCTCGGGCTCATGATCCAGCACGAGATCACCGAGCGCGGTTCGGCTCGCCTGGCACAGCGCCTGCGCTGGGCTCGCTTGCCGCAGGGCGCCGTCATCGAGGACATGGACACGAGCGCCCTTCGCGGCCTCGACCCCGGCGCCATGGTCCGGGTGCGCGACCTGGCCTGGATCGCCGAACACTTGAACGTGCTCATCACCGGGCCCACCGGCGTCGGAAAGAGCTTCCTGGGCTGCGCGCTCGCCCACTCGGCCTGCCGTGCGGACTTCTCGGTGCGCTTCTTCCGCCTGCCGCGGCTCGTCGATGAACTCGCCCGCTATCACGCGCTGCAAAACCGCTCCGCCTTCCTCAAGCTCCTGGCCAAGGTCGACCTCCTGGTCCTCGACGACTTCGGCCTCACCCCGCTCGCCGAGCAGACCAAGCGCGACCTCCTGGAAATCTTCGACGACCGCTATGACCGCCGCTCCACCATCGTCACCAGCCAACTGCCCGTCGAACAGTGGCACACGCACCTGGCCGACCCCACCCTTGCCGACGCAATCCTCGACCGGCTCGTTCACAACAGCTATCGCCTCGCCCTCAAGGGCGACTCGATGCGAAAGCAGAAGACCACCAACCCGAAACCACCAACACGCACCAAGGCACATTGA
- a CDS encoding CPBP family intramembrane metalloprotease: MLAASLAMFLALALSFALLEALLPKDRLVGWPNLVAALACAMGYWAYANRVERREVNELGGSGALAEWTRGAGLGVVLGLLTLAPLGGLGVYRIEGYGDAFPLLKQIPEMLLVSVFEELLIRGVIFRIAEHAWGSWRALMLSTLVFVVAHLPGDISVMGVLVTAAASLAFTAAYQLSQRLWLPIGMHFAWNYLFSAVFSVPVSGHAAEGWLHGAMSGPAWLSGGAYGVEASASALLVWSLASALLLHRAHVRGRFIPRPNRGS, translated from the coding sequence ATGCTCGCCGCATCGCTGGCAATGTTTCTGGCGCTGGCGCTGAGCTTCGCTCTGTTGGAAGCCTTGCTGCCCAAGGACAGGCTCGTCGGTTGGCCGAACTTGGTGGCGGCGCTCGCTTGTGCGATGGGCTACTGGGCCTATGCGAACCGGGTCGAGCGGCGTGAAGTCAACGAACTTGGCGGCTCGGGCGCGCTGGCCGAATGGACGCGCGGTGCCGGGCTCGGCGTGGTGCTGGGGCTGCTCACCCTTGCGCCACTGGGTGGGCTCGGTGTATACCGCATCGAGGGCTACGGCGACGCCTTCCCGCTCCTCAAGCAGATCCCCGAGATGCTTCTGGTCTCGGTGTTCGAGGAATTGTTGATCCGCGGCGTAATCTTCCGCATTGCCGAGCATGCCTGGGGCAGCTGGCGTGCGCTGATGCTCTCGACCCTGGTTTTCGTGGTCGCCCACCTGCCAGGCGATATCAGCGTGATGGGCGTGCTGGTGACAGCAGCGGCTTCACTCGCCTTCACGGCTGCCTATCAACTCAGCCAGCGCCTGTGGCTGCCCATCGGCATGCACTTCGCCTGGAACTACCTGTTCTCGGCCGTGTTCTCGGTGCCAGTTTCAGGCCATGCCGCCGAGGGCTGGCTGCACGGCGCGATGAGCGGCCCCGCGTGGCTGAGCGGTGGAGCGTACGGGGTGGAGGCCTCAGCTTCGGCGCTGCTGGTGTGGTCACTAGCGAGCGCACTATTGCTGCACCGCGCGCACGTTCGAGGCCGATTCATACCGCGTCCAAATCGCGGCAGTTGA